Proteins encoded in a region of the Chelonoidis abingdonii isolate Lonesome George chromosome 2, CheloAbing_2.0, whole genome shotgun sequence genome:
- the FAM83A gene encoding protein FAM83A: MSRSRHVGKIRKRLEEIKNQSVRPTKADFNHHESVRLATDALLDGGTESYLRALNEEGEVDFLSSVEAQYIKKNAREPYYANESPTERETGPRQNDTGSLQSGTYFPISECSEPALLHTWSTAEKPYLKEKSSATVYFQTEKNSNIRDIIRRCISKTSQVLAIMMDVFTDTEIFCDVLEAANRRGVFVYLLLDQSNIKLFSELCDKVQIAEDHFKNISVRSVTGEVYCAKSGRKFSGQIQEKFIISDWRYVLSGSYSFTWLCGQVHRNFLSKFTGQVVELFDEEFRHLYALSKPVMGLRSPTHTVPFLLNTSTTTQGSLTSSSSQRSANTPSDPFSSLSANSTYQTKQPPSTHMYSSNPTSQSPLYRGNSFHGYTSFMSTQRWKTIQTHYYQWQHVADSPTLLYNNVNIYKPMQLRQDDVNKSRLNPLWRCLHKANLIT; this comes from the exons ATGAGCCGATCAAGACATGTGGGCAAGATAAGGAAACGGCTAGAGGAGATCAAGAATCAGTCAGTCAGGCCAACAAAAGCAGATTTCAATCACCATGAAAGTGTAAGACTAGCTACTGATGCCCTGTTGGACGGTGGGACTGAATCTTATCTCCGAGCCTTAAATGAAGAAGGAGAGGTAGATTTTCTGTCATCTGTGGAAGCTCAGTATATCAAGAAAAATGCCAGAGAGCCTTACTATGCTAACGAATCTCCCACAGAGAGGGAGACTGGACCAAGGCAGAATGATACTGGCTCTCTCCAGTCAGGAACATACTTCCCTATATCTGAATGCAGTGAACCAGCCCTGCTTCACACATGGAGCACAGCAGAGAAGCCCTATCTAAAGGAGAAATCCAGTGCCACTGTGTATTTCCAGACAGAGAAGAACAGCAACATCAGAGACATTATACGCCGCTGCATCAGCAAGACCAGTCAG GTTCTGGCCATTATGATGGATGTTTTCACTGATACGGAGATATTCTGTGATGTGCTAGAGGCGGCTAACAGACGAGGTGTTTTTGTCTATCTGTTGCTTGATCAAAGCAACATAAAGCTCTTCAGTGAGCTGTGTGACAAGGTGCAGATTGCAGAGGATCACTTCAAG AATATTTCAGTCCGAAGTGTTACTGGAGAAGTTTACTGTGCTAAGTCAGGCAGGAAATTCTCAGGGCAAATCCAGGAAAAATTCATCATCTCTGATTGGAGATATGTTCTCTCTGGATCATACAG CTTCACATGGCTGTGTGGCCAGGTTCACCGGAACTTCCTTTCCAAGTTCACTGGCCAAGTTGTAGAGCTCTTTGATGAAGAGTTTCGACACCTTTATGCTTTGTCCAAGCCAGTGATGGGACTGAgatctcccacacacacagtgccctTCTTGCTAAACACAAGCACCACCACCCAAGGCAGCCTCACTAGCAGTAGTAGCCAGAGAAGTGCCAATACTCCTTCAGATCCATTCAGTAGCTTGTCGGCCAATAGCACATATCAAACCAAAcaaccccccagcactcacatgTACAGCAGCAACCCAACATCACAGTCACCACTTTATAGAGGTAACTCCTTCCATGGCTACACCTCATTCATGTCAACCCAACGATGGAAGACCATCCAGACCCACTACTATCAGTGGCAGCATGTTGCTGACAGCCCAACACTCCTTTATAATAATGTTAACATCTACAAACCTATGCAACTTAGACAAGATGATGTAAACAAGTCCAGATTAAACCCATTGTGGAGATGCCTTCACAAAGCTAACCTGATTACGTAA